GCCAAATTACTTTCTAATCAACCCTGAAGCGTCGCAATAAGGTGTTTTTTGTTCGCATAATGGTGTTTAGTGTGAGGAGGTTTTTGTTATAGTGGCATATTCTAAAGTATCCAGAAAAATAACTCATTGCATTGAGCTTAAGGCCTGCAATACCAGAGCTGATAAGACGGATTTCGGCTTTTTATGCGGCGATTGGCAAACACGAAGACTGAATTTAATGTCTGATATTGCAAATATTAATCTTTAAAATTATACGGAAGATATATGCATTCATACGAAGACATATTTCAAAGAATAAAACAAGAGCGAATAGTCGCTACGGTCGTTATTGACGATTTAGATAAGGTGCCCGCTTTGGCGGAAACACTCCTTGAAGCAGGTATGAGCAGTATTGAGCTAACCTTGCGAACCGATTGCGGTGTTGATGCGATCAGCGTTATAAGCAGGGAATATCCGGAGATGCTCGTTGGGGCCGGCACAGTTCTAAGCTGCGGGCAAGTTCGTCAGGTCGCTGAAGCCGGCGCAGAGTTTGCCGTTGCGCCGGGGTTTAATCCGGCGGTCGCAGAAGAGGCAGTGAAGGCCGGTTTGCCTTTTGCGCCGGGCGTATGCACGCCTTCAGATGTAGAGCAGGCTTTAAGCTGTAACTGCAAATATCTTAAATTTTTCCCCGCAGAGCCCTTAGGCGGAATCAAATATCTTAAGTCTATGGCGGCTCCGTATCTGCATCTGGGAATCGGATTTATCCCTCTCGGAGGGATCAACGCCGAAAACTTCACCCATTATCTAAGTCAGCCTTATATCACTGCTGTAGGCGGGTCTTGGCTTGCTCCAAGACAGGCAATCTCAAAAGGCGATTGGAAATTGATAAGCAATTTATGCAAAGAGGCAAAAAACAGGCTTGAGAATTGAGCAGTTCACAAGATTAGAGAAAGGCTTAAATAGATGAAAAAGGTAGTAACATTCGGAGAGATAATGGGCAGAATAATGCCCGAGGGCTTTATGAGGTTTCGCCAGTGTCTGCCCGGGAAGGTTGATATGCTGTTTGCAGGTGCGGAGGCAAATGTTGCAGTATCGGTATCGCAGTTAGGCGGGGAGGCCGAGTTTGTTACTGCTCTGCCGGAAAACGATATAGCATCTGCCTGCATCGCTGAGCTGAGCTCATTAGGGGTGGCCACATCTCACATAATCCGCAGCGACGGCAGGTTAGGTTTATACTTCACCGAACCCGGAGCCAATCAGCGCCCCAGCCGGGTAATATACGACCGCTCCTATTCGGCAATAAGCAAAGCAGAGCCCGCAGACTACGACTGGGACGGGGTGTTCTCGGATGCAGGCTGGCTTCATATATCGGGCATAACGCCGGCGATATCAAAAAATGCTGCCGAGAGCACGCTTGCTGCTGTAAAGAAGGCGAAGCAGGCAGGGGTAACAATCTCCTGCGATCTGAACTTCCGCGCAAAGCTTTGGAAATGGAAACAAGGCATAGAGCCGCAGGCCCTTGCCCGCGAGGTAATGAGCGAGATTGTATCCGGTGTTGATGTGCTGATCGCCAACGAGGAAGACGCCGACTGCGTGCTGGGCATAAAAGCAGAAAACACGGACGTTGAAGCGGGGAGCCTCGATGTTCAGGCATATAAAGACGTGGCCGCTAAGATCAGCAGGGCATTCCCAAACATTGAAAAGATAGCCACCACATTTCGGGAGAGCGTATCGGCCTCGCACAACAACTGGGGAGCAATGCTTTACGACTGCAAGCAGGCCAAGGCCTTTTACGCCCCGACCGAAGCCGGAGAATACCAACCTTACAGAATCACGGATATTGTTGACAGAGTGGGCGGAGGAGACGCCTTCGCAGCAGGGCTTATTTTTGCTCTGAACACACCCGAGCTCAGCGGTTGCAGGGAGGCGGTGTCTTTCGCTGCTGCTTCTTCCTGCCTTGCCCATTCAATCAAAGGCGATTTCAATTTCTCCACGAGAAGCGAAGTGGAAGCGCTTGCCGGCGGCAACGCTTCGGGCAGGGTAGTCAGGTAAATTAAGACAAGAATCATACAAGGAGTTTGAATTATGCAAACACAAGAGAAGAAAAAAGTATCACCTCTAAGAAAACTCTGGCTGCTTCTTCTCACAGTAGGCCCCGGGATTTTTTGCATTGGTTACACAATCGGCACAGGCAGCGTAACCTCGATGAGCAAGGCGGGTTCTGAATTCGGCACTCAGCTTCTCTGGGTTTTGGCATTCAGCTGCCTGTTTGCGTGGGTGCTGATGGAGGCTTACGGCAGATACGCCGTGATTACCGGCGAAACAGCGATACACAGCTTCAAAACGCAGCTCAAAGGCGGTAAGTTTATAGCGATACTGGTGCTTGTGGGGGTAAGCGTAGGCCAATGGTGCTGCCTGTCTGGGCTCGTTGGCCTTTCCTCAGCGGCGGTTTACGAAACTCTGAGGCTATTAGTTCCCTCGCTGGATCCTTCCGGATATGTGCCTACGCTGATTATAGCGATTCTGATAATGGCAGTTATGTACGCCATACTCTGGTTCGGCACCTATTCAATCTTCGAAAAGGTGCTGGTGTTTTTCGTTACGCTTCTGGGCTTAAGCTTTATTGTTTCGATGTTTATAGTGCTGCCTTCGCCTGCTGATATTGCCGAGGGTTTTATCCCGTCAATACCGGATGTGGAAGGGGCTAATCTTATGATAGCGGCTTTCGTGGGCACAACTATGGCGGCGCCTACGTTTGTTGTTCGTCCGCTTTTAGTCAAAAGCAAGGGCTGGATAGAAGCAAATGACGGCCTTCGCCAGCAGCAGAGGGATTCATTCACCTCTGCACTGATGATGTTTATTATAAGCGGCTCTGTAATGGTCTGCGCAGCGGGTGCTTTGTTCGCAGAAGGCAAGGTGATAACCAACGTGCTGGATATGGCAAACAGTTTGAGCCCGTTCGCAGGCAGATTTGCCGTTGCGCTGTTCCTCGTGGGCACGCTCAGCGCAGGGCTGTCTTCCACATTGCCTATAATGATGGTTGCCCCGCTTTTGATTTCCGACTACAACAAGGGCAAGATGGTTACTCGCTCGGTGATGTTCCGCTCGCTCACAGCAGTGGCCGCCTTGATAGGTTTGACCGTCCCAATACTCGGGGCAAACCCGATACTTGCCCAAATCGCAACGCAGGTATCGCAGGTTTTCAATCTACCGCTGGTCGTAGGCTGCATAATATTCCTCGTAAACAGCAAGCAAATGGGCAGATACCGCGCAGGCTGGCTTCTTAACTTCGGGATGGCAGCAGCGTTTATGTTCTCTCTGGTAATCTCATATATCGCAGTTTTAGGCTTGAGGGATTTCTTCTAATTTCAGAAATGATAAAATCAGCAGTGCAGTTATCTGCTTGCCATATTGAAAGAAAGCAAAAGTAATGCATAACGATAACATTAAAAAAAGTATTCTGGAAAATGTTTCACGCAGGAGCTTCTTGAAAACGGCTGCATCTTTTGCCGCAGGCTCGTCTATAGCTTCAAAATTTTTACACAGCCAAAATTATGCGTTTGGGAAGGAATCCAAAACAAAGCCAAATATAATATTCATAATGGCTGATGATGTAGGCTATTCAGACTTAGCTGCCTACGGGCAGGAATATTTTCCAACTCCTCACACAAGCAAACTGGCAAGGCAGGGAATGAGATTAACCGATGCATACAGCAACGCCGCAGTTTGCTCGCCCACAAGATTTTCTGTATTGACTGGCAATTGCCCTTTCCGGCGCTATCACACAAGCCATGTGTTATTCAACGGCGAGCCGATGGTTATCAGGCCGGAGGATTTTAACATCGCAAAGATGCTCAAGCAGAAGGGATACCAAACAGGCGTTGTGGGTAAATGGCATTTGGGTTTGGGCAGCAGCCTTCCAAGGGATATTAACAGCCCGGGGCTCGGCCCGAACGATATTGGCTTCGATAAATCTTACATTGTTCCCGACGGACATAATATGAAGCCGGATTATTATATAGAAGACGGCAAGATTGAAGGCGGAACAGAGCCTCCTTTTGAGAGTGAAATAAAAATAATCGAGCGATACGGCTATAAGCTTGTTAAGCATATTCCAAAGGGCAGCTGGGAAAACCGCAGGCCAGCGGAGGAGATTGGCGCACGGCTCGCTCAAAAAGCCGAAGAATTTATAGAGCAGAATGCCGATAAGCCGTTTTTCCTGTATTTCCCTACCTGCTCAATACATTTCCCCCTTGCCCCAGACAAGCGTTTTGCAGGTAAAAGCGGCGCAGGCGTTCACGGCGATTACGTTATGCAGTTTGACTGGACAATAGGACGCATAATGCAAACTCTGGACAGGCTTGGATTGGCGGAAAACACCCTGCTGATTGTTACCAGCGACAACGGCGGGTATCCGAGTTCGAGCTCACACGGAGCCGGCGAAGAAAAATACCGCCCTGCTGCTCCTTGGCGGGGGCATAAAGCCACTGCATACGAAGGCGGGCTGCGCGTTCCTTTTATCGCTCGAATGCCCGGGGTAATACCGAGAGCAGAGGTAAGCAGCGAGCCGATAATGCTTTCGGATATGGCCGCCACTTTTGCAGCGTTAACAGGCTGTGAATTAAAACCAAATCAGGCTCTCGACAGCTTCAATGTATTGCCGGCTTTATCAGACAGCAACAGTAACAACCAGATAAGGCCGTATATCATCGGAGGAGACAGAGCCCTCAACTCCTTGGGCTTGCGGGAAGGTGAGTGGAAGCTCGTTTTTTATCCTGCTGATGAGAAGATGGAATTGTACAACCTGAAAAACGACCCCGCAGAAAAGAACAATCTTGCCGAAAAGATGCCTGAGATTGTATGGCGGATGAGGGCTTTGCTTGAAAGCCATTTCACTTCCGGAAGCTCCCGAGAGAATGCTGAAGGCAAACGCAAAACGTTGGCAGAAATCCTGGAAGAAAAGCAGGAACGAAACAAGCTGATAGAAGAGAAATTCGGCAGCTCCGGCTCAGAGAACAAAGAAGAAAAAACGCTGCTGAGAAAACCTGTCGGCGAAATCAAACAGACCCCGCAGCTCGGCCTTGAAGTTGGAGCGGTTTTATTTTCCGACCGTGATTACAAGGTTCGCAATTTACCGGATGTTTTG
This window of the Sedimentisphaera salicampi genome carries:
- a CDS encoding bifunctional 4-hydroxy-2-oxoglutarate aldolase/2-dehydro-3-deoxy-phosphogluconate aldolase, with the translated sequence MHSYEDIFQRIKQERIVATVVIDDLDKVPALAETLLEAGMSSIELTLRTDCGVDAISVISREYPEMLVGAGTVLSCGQVRQVAEAGAEFAVAPGFNPAVAEEAVKAGLPFAPGVCTPSDVEQALSCNCKYLKFFPAEPLGGIKYLKSMAAPYLHLGIGFIPLGGINAENFTHYLSQPYITAVGGSWLAPRQAISKGDWKLISNLCKEAKNRLEN
- a CDS encoding sugar kinase, which encodes MKKVVTFGEIMGRIMPEGFMRFRQCLPGKVDMLFAGAEANVAVSVSQLGGEAEFVTALPENDIASACIAELSSLGVATSHIIRSDGRLGLYFTEPGANQRPSRVIYDRSYSAISKAEPADYDWDGVFSDAGWLHISGITPAISKNAAESTLAAVKKAKQAGVTISCDLNFRAKLWKWKQGIEPQALAREVMSEIVSGVDVLIANEEDADCVLGIKAENTDVEAGSLDVQAYKDVAAKISRAFPNIEKIATTFRESVSASHNNWGAMLYDCKQAKAFYAPTEAGEYQPYRITDIVDRVGGGDAFAAGLIFALNTPELSGCREAVSFAAASSCLAHSIKGDFNFSTRSEVEALAGGNASGRVVR
- a CDS encoding Nramp family divalent metal transporter gives rise to the protein MQTQEKKKVSPLRKLWLLLLTVGPGIFCIGYTIGTGSVTSMSKAGSEFGTQLLWVLAFSCLFAWVLMEAYGRYAVITGETAIHSFKTQLKGGKFIAILVLVGVSVGQWCCLSGLVGLSSAAVYETLRLLVPSLDPSGYVPTLIIAILIMAVMYAILWFGTYSIFEKVLVFFVTLLGLSFIVSMFIVLPSPADIAEGFIPSIPDVEGANLMIAAFVGTTMAAPTFVVRPLLVKSKGWIEANDGLRQQQRDSFTSALMMFIISGSVMVCAAGALFAEGKVITNVLDMANSLSPFAGRFAVALFLVGTLSAGLSSTLPIMMVAPLLISDYNKGKMVTRSVMFRSLTAVAALIGLTVPILGANPILAQIATQVSQVFNLPLVVGCIIFLVNSKQMGRYRAGWLLNFGMAAAFMFSLVISYIAVLGLRDFF
- a CDS encoding sulfatase family protein, producing MHNDNIKKSILENVSRRSFLKTAASFAAGSSIASKFLHSQNYAFGKESKTKPNIIFIMADDVGYSDLAAYGQEYFPTPHTSKLARQGMRLTDAYSNAAVCSPTRFSVLTGNCPFRRYHTSHVLFNGEPMVIRPEDFNIAKMLKQKGYQTGVVGKWHLGLGSSLPRDINSPGLGPNDIGFDKSYIVPDGHNMKPDYYIEDGKIEGGTEPPFESEIKIIERYGYKLVKHIPKGSWENRRPAEEIGARLAQKAEEFIEQNADKPFFLYFPTCSIHFPLAPDKRFAGKSGAGVHGDYVMQFDWTIGRIMQTLDRLGLAENTLLIVTSDNGGYPSSSSHGAGEEKYRPAAPWRGHKATAYEGGLRVPFIARMPGVIPRAEVSSEPIMLSDMAATFAALTGCELKPNQALDSFNVLPALSDSNSNNQIRPYIIGGDRALNSLGLREGEWKLVFYPADEKMELYNLKNDPAEKNNLAEKMPEIVWRMRALLESHFTSGSSRENAEGKRKTLAEILEEKQERNKLIEEKFGSSGSENKEEKTLLRKPVGEIKQTPQLGLEVGAVLFSDRDYKVRNLPDVLKGANFVRTDMDGRKTIVCKKGGMVHFLTPQPHRNKDSQSRRLEKQGFEKVNIPEFKFFTERDSNHCTLYQKNCKEGEKLEFSKWAVPLVFQK